The following coding sequences lie in one Lolium perenne isolate Kyuss_39 chromosome 2, Kyuss_2.0, whole genome shotgun sequence genomic window:
- the LOC127332622 gene encoding uncharacterized protein, with translation MDFSAGGGRGEPARWLDIAGKLLAARDLVGCKRLAERAVDADPLLPGADELLAVADVHLASQRLLPSGRPDPLAVLQLQPDPDTADVKRSFRRLANLLASPRNPHPGADTALRAVEEAYAHLSETTASTGTPSAPAAPGGASAAADTFWTACPHCCHVHQYERALAGRKLRCPSAGCRQAFVATEIPSAPPIVPGTNMYYCAWGFVPMGFPKPADVSTNWKPFRPMPPRDSSAPQPAPQPSSVSKQTVLNNSGHTDTNPPPSNAHPAATSSVGGVVAGPPRGKMKKTTARKKVGSAPKKHASSGLESGIEPSLLGSDWNGNMEGGIAVNSKGININEVAKPTDGGSTMLHFGGDADIGFDLDVDAADDIMGNLHSLPFLREDDSSRRLF, from the coding sequence ATGGATTTCTCcgccggcggcggccgcggcgagcCGGCCCGCTGGCTGGACATCGCCGGCAAGCTCCTCGCCGCGCGCGACCTGGTCGGCTGCAAGCGCCTCGCGGAGCGCGCGGTGGACGCGGACCCGCTCCTCCCAGGGGCCGACGAgctcctcgccgtcgccgacgTCCACCTCGCGTCCCAGCGCCTCCTCCCCTCCGGCCGCCCCGATCCCCTCGCCGTCCTCCAGCTCCAGCCCGACCCCGACACCGCCGACGTCAAGCGCTCCTTCCGCCGCCTCGCCAACCTCCTCGCCTCTCCGCGCAATCCCCACCCCGGCGCCGACACCGCCCTCCGCGCCGTCGAGGAGGCCTACGCCCACCTCTCCGAGACcaccgcctccaccggcacccCTTCCGCACCCGCTGCTCCCGGCGGCGCCTCCGCCGCGGCAGATACGTTCTGGACGGCCTGCCCCCACTGCTGCCACGTGCACCAGTACGAGCGCGCGCTGGCGGGGCGCAAGCTCAGGTGCCCCAGCGCCGGGTGCCGGCAAGCGTTCGTGGCTACCGAGATCCCGTCCGCGCCGCCTATCGTGCCGGGCACCAACATGTACTACTGCGCCTGGGGTTTCGTCCCAATGGGATTCCCCAAGCCCGCCGATGTGAGCACCAACTGGAAGCCATTCCGCCCGATGCCGCCACGGGATTCATCTGCTCCACAGCCAGCACCTCAGCCATCATCTGTCAGTAAACAAACTGTGCTGAATAACAGTGGACATACTGATACAAATCCACCGCCATCAAATGCACATCCAGCAGCTACGAGCTCTGTCGGTGGCGTCGTGGCAGGACCACCCAGAGGTAAAATGAAGAAGACAACAGCCCGCAAGAAGGTTGGCTCTGCCCCGAAGAAGCATGCTTCCAGCGGCCTGGAGAGCGGCATCGAGCCATCTTTGCTTGGGTCGGATTGGAACGGGAACATGGAGGGTGGAATCGCGGTGAACTCCAAGGGAATCAACATAAATGAGGTGGCGAAGCCAACTGATGGCGGCAGCACAATGTTGCATTTTGGCGGGGATGCGGACATCGGGTTCGACTTGGATGTTGATGCAGCGGATGATATAATGGGGAATTTGCACAGCCTGCCATTCTTGAGGGAGGATGACAGTTCCAGACGGCTGTTCTAG